The Siphonobacter curvatus genome includes a window with the following:
- a CDS encoding response regulator — MLQKTVTILVVDDDKDDREFLELAFKEGGYPGDLIFAEDGEFAWELLQNQALEPSLILLDINMPRLNGLSLLTRIRESTALKALPVLMFTTSEQEETIKKAYEEGANSYIVKPQTYQDLAQTWKQIYAYWAQIIELPSKGLF, encoded by the coding sequence ATGCTTCAAAAAACCGTTACTATTTTAGTTGTTGACGATGATAAGGATGACCGAGAGTTTCTGGAACTAGCTTTTAAAGAAGGCGGTTACCCGGGAGATCTCATTTTTGCAGAGGATGGAGAATTTGCCTGGGAGTTGTTACAGAATCAGGCGTTGGAACCTTCGCTGATTTTGCTTGATATTAATATGCCTCGGCTTAATGGCTTATCGCTGTTGACTCGGATTCGGGAAAGTACGGCGTTGAAAGCTTTACCCGTTTTGATGTTTACTACTTCCGAACAGGAAGAAACCATCAAGAAAGCGTACGAGGAGGGAGCAAACAGCTACATTGTCAAACCCCAAACGTATCAGGATTTAGCTCAAACCTGGAAGCAAATTTATGCGTACTGGGCTCAAATTATTGAATTACCATCTAAAGGTCTATTTTAA
- a CDS encoding response regulator, which produces MNEKPLVLVVEDNPDHRFIMNWSYEKSNQQCRLLFAEDAEQALLYLEDVNPSFMLLDYELPGENGFELLDRLRTSRQWKHLPVVMFSHWENEAFIKEAYTSGVNAFVIKPQNRKEYINVWNTVFDFWNNHNQLPKVQKQPRYS; this is translated from the coding sequence ATGAATGAAAAACCGTTAGTACTGGTCGTTGAAGATAACCCGGATCATCGGTTTATTATGAACTGGAGTTATGAAAAAAGTAATCAGCAATGCCGGTTACTTTTTGCTGAGGACGCGGAACAGGCATTGTTGTATCTGGAAGACGTTAATCCCAGCTTTATGTTATTGGATTACGAATTACCGGGTGAAAATGGATTTGAACTGCTGGATCGGCTCCGGACCTCGCGTCAGTGGAAGCACTTACCCGTGGTGATGTTTTCCCACTGGGAAAACGAAGCCTTTATTAAAGAGGCTTACACCAGTGGCGTCAATGCCTTTGTCATTAAGCCCCAGAACCGCAAAGAGTATATCAATGTCTGGAATACGGTCTTTGATTTCTGGAACAATCATAATCAATTGCCGAAGGTCCAGAAACAACCCCGGTATTCATAA
- a CDS encoding cytochrome c peroxidase: protein MKNLGLFLAFVGLSLALWWSCQPKPSRAERVQTQFRQDIAGLDSAVTTLLQAVLQKRPADELQQRFQLARLAYKRVEWLTEYYFPETAKNLNGPALDEFEEADNLVIPPEGFQVIEAYVFPVLDTAHYAELEQHVRVLKANLTRLSFMDGSNQLTDAHIFDAARLEIFRIIALGITGFDSPAALHSLPEAQSALAALRERLEPYTQALEVDHPEQARQIHTLFISSEQQLTGSFDAFDRLDFLTNFLNPLSSALYQAQLSLGIKPFEESRTLRSTAQTFQDTAGFNAEHFVSVAAHRSTPEKIALGRKLFYDPILSGNRQRSCASCHQPDKGFSDGQTRSASLSGGLLTRNTPTLLNAALQARLFHDSRVVYLEDQATDVIGNHEEMHGSLDKALLELQQDPNYRKAFAKAYPEGMTTHAIRNALAAYERTLISLNSRFDQYVRGNQQALNASEKRGFNLFAGKAKCATCHFLPLTNGTVPPFYEKAESEVLGVPAQAGWKNLSLDSDVGKYNLTGTDLHRHAFKTPTVRNVALTAPYMHNGVYKTLEEVVEFYDRGGGQGLGLTVPNQTLSADPLNLSTQEKADLIHFMKALTDESFLSSRK from the coding sequence ATGAAAAACCTTGGGCTTTTCCTTGCTTTCGTTGGCCTGAGTCTCGCCCTCTGGTGGTCGTGCCAACCCAAACCCAGTCGGGCCGAACGTGTACAAACGCAGTTCCGGCAGGATATTGCCGGACTTGATTCGGCCGTCACTACCTTACTGCAGGCCGTACTCCAAAAACGTCCCGCCGATGAATTGCAGCAGCGTTTTCAACTGGCCCGACTGGCCTATAAACGCGTGGAATGGTTGACAGAATACTATTTTCCCGAAACGGCAAAAAACCTGAATGGTCCGGCTCTCGACGAATTCGAGGAAGCCGATAACCTCGTCATTCCACCCGAAGGCTTTCAGGTGATTGAAGCATATGTATTCCCGGTGCTGGATACTGCTCACTACGCGGAGTTGGAACAACACGTTCGCGTACTCAAGGCTAACCTGACGCGGCTTTCGTTCATGGATGGCTCCAATCAGCTTACCGACGCTCACATTTTTGACGCGGCCCGGCTGGAAATTTTCCGCATCATTGCCCTGGGGATTACGGGATTCGACTCACCAGCCGCCCTGCATTCGTTGCCCGAAGCCCAGAGTGCCCTGGCAGCCCTGCGAGAACGACTGGAACCCTATACGCAGGCTCTGGAAGTGGATCATCCCGAGCAGGCCCGGCAAATTCATACTTTGTTTATCAGTAGCGAACAACAACTGACTGGCTCGTTCGATGCCTTTGATCGACTGGATTTTCTGACGAATTTTCTGAATCCCTTGAGTTCAGCATTGTACCAGGCTCAGTTATCTCTTGGCATAAAGCCGTTTGAAGAATCCCGCACGCTTCGTAGTACGGCCCAGACTTTTCAGGATACGGCTGGATTCAACGCGGAACATTTCGTATCGGTAGCCGCTCACCGCTCGACGCCCGAAAAGATTGCGTTGGGTCGGAAGCTGTTCTATGATCCCATCCTTTCCGGGAATCGCCAGCGAAGCTGTGCTTCCTGCCACCAGCCCGACAAGGGTTTTAGTGACGGTCAAACCCGCAGTGCTTCGCTGTCGGGGGGCCTACTGACGCGGAATACGCCCACGTTGCTGAATGCTGCCCTGCAAGCCCGCCTGTTTCACGATTCACGGGTGGTTTATCTGGAAGACCAGGCGACTGATGTGATTGGTAATCACGAAGAAATGCACGGTTCGCTGGACAAAGCCCTACTGGAGCTGCAACAAGACCCTAATTACCGCAAGGCTTTTGCCAAAGCCTATCCCGAAGGCATGACGACGCACGCCATCCGGAATGCACTGGCCGCCTACGAACGAACGCTGATTTCGCTGAACAGCCGTTTTGATCAATATGTACGCGGCAACCAGCAGGCCCTAAACGCAAGTGAAAAACGCGGGTTCAATCTTTTCGCCGGAAAAGCGAAGTGTGCTACCTGTCATTTCTTGCCCCTGACGAATGGTACGGTTCCTCCCTTCTACGAAAAAGCAGAAAGTGAAGTGCTCGGCGTACCCGCTCAGGCCGGCTGGAAAAATCTGAGTCTGGATTCGGATGTAGGAAAGTACAATCTGACGGGTACTGACCTGCACCGCCACGCTTTCAAAACACCGACCGTACGGAATGTAGCCCTAACGGCTCCGTATATGCACAATGGTGTATACAAAACCCTCGAAGAAGTCGTGGAATTTTATGACCGGGGCGGTGGTCAGGGCCTTGGATTAACCGTACCTAATCAGACGCTGTCGGCCGACCCGCTGAACCTAAGCACGCAGGAAAAGGCAGATCTGATTCACTTCATGAAGGCTCTGACGGATGAATCGTTTCTTTCGTCCCGAAAATAA
- a CDS encoding (2Fe-2S)-binding protein, with product MAVFKLKINNRDYQTEADPDTPLLWVLRDHLGLVGTKFGCGMAQCGACTVHVNGEATRSCVLTVSAVSQAKITTIEGLSEKGDHPVQQAWNEVDVPQCGYCQAGQIMTAAAFLKKNAKPTLPEIEAAMSGNLCRCGTYHRIREAVQRAATKKK from the coding sequence ATGGCGGTCTTCAAGCTAAAAATTAATAACCGTGACTACCAGACGGAAGCTGATCCGGATACACCCCTGCTGTGGGTCCTACGGGATCATTTAGGACTGGTGGGTACCAAGTTCGGCTGCGGTATGGCCCAGTGCGGAGCCTGTACAGTTCACGTCAACGGCGAAGCTACCCGTTCCTGCGTACTGACCGTTTCAGCGGTATCCCAGGCAAAAATCACGACGATTGAGGGGCTTTCCGAAAAAGGCGACCATCCCGTACAACAGGCCTGGAACGAAGTCGATGTACCGCAGTGCGGGTACTGTCAAGCGGGACAAATCATGACGGCGGCGGCATTTCTCAAGAAAAATGCCAAGCCTACGCTGCCCGAAATCGAAGCGGCCATGTCGGGCAATCTTTGCCGCTGTGGTACGTACCATCGCATTCGTGAAGCCGTACAGCGAGCCGCCACGAAGAAAAAGTAG